The Acidipropionibacterium virtanenii DNA segment TCCTGATGCTCGTCGCTCACCACCAGGCGAATCTGTGGAATGCCGCCACGGTGGCCCGGGCTCTCAAGATCGGTGAGAGCACGGTGCGGCGATATCTCGATGGTCTGACCGATGCGATGCTTGTCAGACAGCTTCAGCCCTGGCATGCGAACGAAGGTAAGCGGCTCGTCCGTCGTCCCAAGGTGTTCTACCGGGACACGGGGCTGCTTCACGCGCTCTGGGGCGTGTCCACCCGCGAAGCGCTCATGAAGCACTTCGGGATCGGTGCGTCATGGGAGTCCTACGTCATCGACGAGATTTTACGGAGAAGCCCCGACGCGCGGCACTACTTCTGGCGGACGAGCAACGGGGCCGAGCTCGACCTAGTTCTCGAGGAGCCCTCGGGGCGGCGCATCGGGTTCGAGATCAAACGCGCCGACGCGCCGCGCATCACGCCATCGGTGCGGGCGGCGCTCGATGATCCCCAGCTGAAACTGGATCGGGCCGCCGTCGTCTACCCCGGATCCACGCGCTATCGCCTCGCCGACAGGCTGGAGGTTGTCCCGCTGAGTGATCTGCTGCACGCGACGACGATTGGCCGCTGAGCTCTGCCGCCACAGCGGCGCCGGCCGCACTATCCACTCCTCGGCCGTTGTGGCAGAACTCATCGCCATCGGCGGTGGGATCGTCCTGAACCCGGACACGGGACGGCCGCCGCATGGGAATATTCACGCGGCCGTGTGGTGGCCGTCTTCAGGGAGAGGACCTCAGGCGAACAGCTCGGCCCCCTCGCGCACCACGCCGTCGGGCAGCGGGCCGTCATAGCCCGCGGGGACGTGGGCACAGGTCGGGTCGGAGGCCAGGAAGTCCCCGGTCATCGCGTAGGCCGTGGCCCTCGATCCGCCGCAGAAGTGGTTGAACTCGCAGACCCCGCACTTCCCGTGGAATCCCTTGGGGTTGCGCAGCGCCTTCATCTCGGGAGAGTCCCGGTAGATCTCGGCGAACGGCTTCTCCTTGATCGATCCGCAGTGGATCGGGAGGAAGCCCGAGGGGTAGACGTCGCCGACATGGTCGACGAAGACGAATCCCGATCCGTCATTGATCGCCAGCGGAGTGCGCGGCGTGCGGGGCGCCTCGATATCGGCGCCCAGCAGCTTGGTGGTCTCATCGGTCAGCCACCGGTACAGGTCCCCGTGCCGACGGGGCTGGGCCTCGCCGCGCTCGACGGCCTGGCGCTGGAAGGCGATCCGGCGGTACTGCGGCGCCTCGGTGGTCTTGATCGCCACCCGGGTGGAGTTGTCGTGCAGCCAGTACAGGACATCCTCGCGCTCATAGGGCGAGAGCATGTCCAGATGGGCGCCGCGGCCGGTCGGCACCAGCATGAATGTGTAGAACATGAATGCGCCCAGATCGATGGCGTTCTTCATCATCTGCGGGGCGTCATGGATGTTCGAGCTTGTGAACACCGTGTTGAGCTGGAACCGGATCCCCATCTCGGTGAGCATCCGGCAGGCCTCGACGGTCCGCTCGAAGGTGCCCGGGATGCCGCGGAAGGCGTCGTGGCTGGCGGCCGTCCCGCCGTCCAGGGACATCGACATCATCGACATCCCGGCGTCCTGCAGGGCCTTGATGCGGTCGTAGGTGAACAGCGGGGTCACCGACGGAGACACCGAGACGTGCAGCCCCTTGCTCACCCCGTAGGCCACCAGCTCGGGCAGATCCTCCCGCTCGAAGCAGTCGCCGCCCGAGAGCACCAGCATCGGGTAGGGCTTCTCGTAGCTCGCCAACTGATCCATCAGGTCCTTGCCCTGGGCGGTGGTGAGCTGGCCGGGGGCGGCGTGGTGCTGGGCGTCGGCGCGGCAGTGCTTGCACACCAGAGCGCAGGCACGGGTGACCTCCCAGATGACGATGAAGGGTTTCTGGGACAGGTCGTGCTTGATCTCACGGACCAGCGGATGACCGCCGGGATGATCTCCCGGATGTCCCGGATGGCCGGGATGCCCCATACCAAGACGCCCGGCTCCGGGATGTGTTGCGGTGGTCACAGGATTCCTCCTCGTTCGTCCCGGTCGCGCGTGTCGCGACTCAGGAAAGCACTGATCTGACGGGCCAGACGGCGCCCGGCGACAATGGCGGTCCCTACCCCTGCCCCGTCGCTCGCGCATCCCCCAAGAGCCAGTCCGGGCACTTCGGACACGGCTGCGGCAAGGTATTCCATGCGGTCCCTGTGCCCTGGGGCGGGTTGTGGCATGGCGTGCGGGAAGCGGCCGACCAGAGTCCGCGGGTTCATCTGCGCCACTGGCAGGCCCAGCCGGCCCAGCTCGTCGACGACGGCGCTCACCAGTTCGTCGTCGTCCATGCCGTCCACCGGCCTGCCGCCGTCGCGGCCCGCACCGACCCGCAGCACGAGCCGCTCCTGCCCGAGCGTCCGCGGCCACTTGAGGGACAGGTTCGTCACCTGCCGGATGAGCGGTGACCAGGCCGAGCCGACGAACCAGCTGGCCGCCCGGGCGATCGGGTGGTCGACCGGGGAGCCGGTGGCGGGCAGGTCCAGGATGACGGTGGCGACGCTCACCGCACGCAGCTCGGACAGGATCGCGGTCGCCTCGGGGCTGACGTCGGCCAGCAGTGCTGCCGAGGCGGCCGATCCGGTGGCCAGGATGACGGCGTCGGCGCTCAGTTCCCGGGCCGCATCGCCGTCGAGCCCGTCCCGGTCGGCCCCGTCGCCCTCGATGCCGACCCGCCACGTCGTCGTCCCGGTCTCGTGATCGACGGTGGGTGGCGCGAGGCTCGTGGCACGGGTGCCCAGCAGCACTCTTCCATGGGTGCGGACCGAGGCCGCCAGACGGTTCGGCAGGGTCTCGGTCCCCCCGGGCCAGGAGGCCAGGGGTGGCAAGGACGCGGGCCGCTCGGGGTCGTCCTCCATCAGGCCCATGATCTGCGACATGCGGCGGTAGCCGCGGACCGGCATGCCCCGGACCCGGCCGGCTGTGCGGCGGGCCTGGCGTGCCAGGGTGTCGAGCAGGAGGGAGTTCCCCTCGGCCGCGCTCTCGACCAGCGCCGGAGCCGCGGCGGCCAGGCTGAATCGGTGGATGTCGGCGGCGTGGATCGCTCCGAGCAGGGGATCGACGACGGCCCGGGCCACCTGCGGGCCGAATCTGGACTCGATGAACTCCCCGACGCTGATGTCCCCGGCGACGTGTCGGCGACCGGTCAGCGGCTCTGCGGCGGCGCGGAGCAGCCCGCGGGGGGAGAGGATCTGGGAGCGGACCGTGGGCAGCAGCCGGGTGGGGCCGGTCGGCGTCACGCCGTCGGGCATCGGCACCGCGCCGCGACGGCTCGACAGCAGGGACCGTCCCGACCGCGGGTGGGTCATGGAGCGGGCCAGCCCGAGTTCCTCGATGAGGGCGGTGACGCCGGGGGCGCGCAGCGGGACCGCCTCGGCGCCGAGTTCGACGACGGGGGGCCGGAGGCCGGCCGATCGAGGGTCCGTCGGTTCGACGGGGAGACGTCGCCCGGTGCCCAGTTCGATGACGTCGGGCTCAGGAACCGCGGCCTCGCCGGCGGTCTGTTCGCCTTCGGCGGATCCGGTCGCATTGCCGGAAGTCGCCGGGGCATCGCTCAGCGCTGCGGAGCGCACCTGGCCGCCGACCCGGTCGGACGCCTCGACGAGCGTCACGCGGGTACCGGCGCACGCGAGCGTGTGGGCGGCGACGAGCCCGCACACCCCTCCTCCGATGACGATCACGGACTTGTCGGGCACGGGGGACAGGCTACGTAACCGTCCTTGCTGCCGTACAGGCGGGGCTCGCATATCCACGGAAAACGCCGGTGAAACCCTGCGTCACGGGCGATCCGCCGTCCCCGTGGTGAGATTCCTACCGAACCGTAGGTTTATGGTTGTAGGGAACTTACCGAACCGTAGGTTTCGGTTGTGGAGCCGTCCTCGGTCCCGCAGAATGGTTCACTGCACGCATATGTCGTCTCCTTGGAGGTGCCCACATGGCCGGAGCGGAGACCCTCTCGACCCCCCATCCGGTGGACCAGCCCGATCCATCGATGGTTCAGCTTCTCTCGCCGGAGGGAGTCAGGGAAGACAGTCCGGACTATCCGATCGATCTGAGCCCCGACCAGCTCCGCCAGGCCCTGGAGCGCATGGTGATGGCCCGGCGTCTGGACGTCGAGGGCACCAACCTGCAGCGCCACGGGGAGCTCGGGCTGTGGCCCCCGCTCATCGGCCAGGAGGCCACCCAGGCCGGGGCGATGCTGGCCATCGGCCCCAACGACCAGGTCTTCCCCACATACCGCGAGCAGGGCCTCACCCACTGGAAGGGAGTCTCCGTCGCCGACATCCTCGCCACCTGGCGAGGCTCGGCGATCTGTCCCTGGGACACCGTGGCCACGCACTGCAGCGCCTACCCGGTGATGATCGGATCCAGCGCCCTGCACGGCGTCGGCTACGCGATGGGCATCCAGCGCGACGGCATGACCGGCCACGACGACCCCGACGCCGACGCCGCGGTCCTGCTCTTCCACGGCGACGGCTCCATGAGCGAGGGCGACGTCAGCGAGTCCTACGTCTTCGCCGCCGCCACCGGCGCACCGATCGTCTTCTGCTGCATCAACAACCAGTACGCGATATCCGAACGCACCACCGTCTCGGCGCGCACCTCCCTGTTCCGCCGGGCCGCCGGCTTCGGCCTGCGCGCCGTCCAGGTCGACGGGAATGACGCCATCGCCGTCGCCGCGGTGCTGCGCGACGCCATGCGCCGTGCCCGCAACGGCGAGGGGCCCACGTTCGTGGAGGCCTGGACCTACCGGATGGGCGCCCACACGACCACCGACGACCCCACCCGGTACCGCACCAAGGACGAGGAGCAGGCCTGGGCCGCCCTCGACCCGATCTCCCGGCTGCGGGCCCACCTGCTCGCCGAAGACCTCATCGACGACGACTGGCTGGCCGGCCTCGACGGTCGCGCCGACGAGTTCGGCGCCTCGGTGCGCGCTGCCATCGATGACATCCCCGAACCCGATCTCGTCGAAGAACTGGGACGCGTCTACGTCGACCCCACTCCCGACATCAGGCGGGAGCAGCAGGAGCTGGCCGAATGGCTGGCCCTGGACCCCGAGGAGGCCAACTGATGACCACGCAGATCCAGCACGGCGCAGGAACTCAGCACAGCACAGGGACGCAGCGCGGCACAGGGGTTCAGCAGAGCGCCCGTCGCAACGGCGAGGCCGCCGCGGACGACGTCCGGGAGTCCGCCCGGACCCCCGTGCTGCCGCCCACCGGAATCCTCACCATCGCCAAGGGGCTGAACGCCGGGCTCCACGACGCCCTGGCCAGCGACCCCAAGGCCCTCGTCATGGGCGAGGACGTCGGCACCCTCGGCGGTGTCTTCCGGATCACCGACGGCCTCAAGCCCGAGTTCGGGCCGGCCCGCGTCGTCGACACCCCGCTCGCCGAGTCGGGCATCGTCGGCACCGCGATCGGGTTGGCGATGCGCGGCTACCACCCCTGCGTCGAGATCCAGTTCGACGGCTTCCACGCCCCCGCCTTCGATCAGATCGTCTCCCAGCTCGCCCGCTACCGCGCCCGTGTCTGCGGCGCCTGGTCGCTGCCGGTGACCATCCGCATCCCGTTCGGCGGCGGCGTCGGATCCCCCGAGCACCACTCCGAGTCGCCCGAGGCCTTCTACACCGGTGTCCCCGGCCTGAAGGTCGTCGCCTGCGCCAGCCCCGACGACGCCTACTGGATGGTCCGCCAGGCGATCGCCTCGCCCGACCCGGTGATCCTCTTCGAGCCCAAGCGGCGCTACTACAGCCGCGGGCCGGTCTCCCCGGTCGCCGAGCTCGGCCTGCACCAGGCCCGGGTCGTGCGTCCGGGCACCGACGTCACCGTGCTCGGCTGGGGGCCGATGATCCAGACCTGCGTCGACGCCGCCGATGCGGCCGCCGAGGAGGGGATCTCCCTGGAGGTCATCGACCTGCGCTCCCTGTCACCGCTCGACATGGAGACCATCGAGGCCTCGGTGCGCAAGACCACCCGCGCCGTCGTCGTCCATGAGGCGCCGAAGTCGGGAGCGCTCGGCGCCGAGATCGCCGCCCGCCTCGGCGAGAGTCTCTACTACGTGATGGAGGCCCCGGTGCTGCGGGTTGCCGGATGGGACACCCCCTACCCGCCCAGCCGGGCCGAGAAGAACCACATCCCCGACGCCGACCGGATCCTCGACGCCGTGGACCGTTCGCTGGCCATGTGATCCAGTGCCTTCGGCGATCCAGCGCGCCTGGTGACCCGGCACACCTGAACAACTGCGAGGAGCAGACGTGAAGTATTACCGCATGCCCGATCCGGGCGAAGGGCTCACCGAGGCCGAGGTGGTCTCCTGGCGGGTGGCCGAGGGCGACACCGTCGAGGTCAACGACGTGCTGTGCGAGGTGGAGACCGCCAAGTCCATCGTCGAGCTGCCGAGTCCCTTCGCCGGCACGGTGTCCAAGATCCGCGCCGCCGAGGGCGACACGGTCCAGGTCGGCGGGCCGCTTGTGGCCATCGACGAGGGCGGCGATGAGGAGCCCGAGCCCGAGCTGCTGGTCGGCCACATTGCGGCCGAGAAGGGGGGACGACGTCGTCGCCGCCGCGGTGCGGACGTCTCCGCGCAGACCGACACTGCTGAGACCAACACTGCGGCCGGTACTGCTGAGGCTGGTGAGGGGGAGGACGCTGCGGTGGAGAGCCCCGCCCCCGCGGCGGAACCCCATCGCGCCGAACCTCCTCGCGCCGACGTCACCGAGGGCCCCGAGCACGTGCTGGCCAAGCCGCCGGCCCGGCGCCTCGCCAAGGACCTGGGAATCGACCTCGCCGCCGTCAGCGGGACCGGCCCCGGCGGAGTGGTCACCCGCACCGACGTCAAGCAGGCAGCCGGCGGCCGGGACACCACCCCCGCCCCCAGCGCCCCTGCGGCCCCGGTGGGGCAGGACGTCCCCCAGGCCTGGCGGTCCATCTCCCCGGCGTCGCGCAAGCTGCTGGACGGGGATCCCACCGACCCGGCCGGCGCCGAGCGCAGGGTCCGGATCCAGGGCGTCCGCAAGGTCACCGCACAGGCCATGAAGGAATCGATCGACACCAAGGCCCTGGTCACCAGCTTCATCACCTGCGACGTGACCCGCAGCATGGAGCTGGTCGACAAGCTGCGCAAGGACCGCAAGTTCAGGGGCCTGCGCGTCTCCGCGCTGACCCTGTGGTGCCGCGCCGCCTGCCTGGCGATGACCCGCACCCCGGTCATCAACGCCCGATGGGATGACGAGAGCGGTGAGATCGTCTATAACCGCGACATCAACCTCGGCATCGCGGCGGCCACTCCTCGCGGCCTCATGGTGCCGGTGCTGCGCGGCGCCCAGGACATGAACCTCCATGAGATCGCCCAGGAGCTCACCCGCATCATCGCGATCGCCAAGGAGGACCGGCTCACCCCCGCCGACTACTCCGGCGGCACCTTCTCCATCTCCAACGTCGGGGTCTTCGGGCTCGACGCCGGCACTCCCGTCGTCAACCGCACCGAGTCCGCCCTGCTGGTGCTCGGCACCATCGCCCGGCGTCCCTGGGTGATCGGGGAGGGCGCCGAGGAGACGATCGTGCCCCGGTGGGTCACCACGATGAGCCTCGGCTTCGACCACCGCCTGGTCGACGGGGAGCAGGGCTCGATCTTCCTTCACGACGTCGCCGAGATCCTCTCGGAGCCCGACACGGCGCTGCTTTATTGAGGCAGGTGGACGACCCCCTTGCAACCCCCTGGCGGGGCCTTGCGCAGAATGTGGGTCTGTGTCGCTGGCCTCGCGTTGCGGGTGGGGTCTGTGTCCGACACCCGATGCTTCCCATTTCCCTGTCCGCTGGCTATGCGCCCCGTGGTCCTGCGTTGGCCCTCTAGCTAGAGGGCCAACGCAGAGTTAGAGACGCAAAGCGAATCCACAGATAATGCAACGTTGCTTCACGAACCCGGTCGGATGCTCCCGGCCCGGGAATGTCCGACCGGGTTCCCGTGGGCCTCAGTCTTTCGTGACGAGGTGATCCTTGATGTCACGGGTGTACTCGCTGGTGCGGATCAGCGCCACGATGTACTCGAACTGCATCCGCGACACCGCGATGAGGAACAGGGCCGGGATCCAGCCGATCACCAGAGCGACGATGCCCAGCACCGGGGAGGCGACGAAGCCGCCGATCACCGCACCGAGCCAGTACACCGCCACCAGGGCGATCAGGATGATGTAGACCACCTTGATGATCGTCGGGCTCACGAACCTGGTGAAGGTCATGTCGAACAGGTTCGAGAAGAAGTTCGGCTCCTTCGGCACGGTCGGCTGGGGCTGGAAGCCGCCGTTCGGTGCGCCATAACCGCCCGGCGCCGGCTGCCCGTACTGGTTGGCCGGGGGCTGACCGTACCCGCCGCCCATCGGTTGGGGCTGCGCCGGCTGGCTCGCGCTCGGCTGCCCGTACGGCGACGACTGCGAGGCCTGCCCGAACTGGTTCGCCGCCGGATTCCCACCGGGCTGGCCGGTCACGGGCTGATTCGCCGATGCCTGCGCGTACGGATCGCCCGAACCCCACTGGGCCCCGGGCTGGGGCGGCTGGGGGTTCACTCCGGAGTAGGGATCCTGAAGGGGCCGGGTCTCCTCCGTCTGCCACGGCACTGACGAGGGGGTCGAGGAGGCCGATCCCTCCGGCGACCCCCAGCCCTGCCAGGACTGGGCGGGCTGCGCGGATCCCTGAGACTGGGCCGATCCCTGGGACTGGGACGGGTCCTGCGGCTGGGCGGGCTGCTGCCACTGATCCTGCCCCTGGTTCGCGGCGGCAGTGGAGCCGGCGCCCTGCCAACTCGGCCAGCCTGGCTCCCCTGCGCCGGGGGCGGCCTGGTTCCACGGATCCGAGTCGGTCGGCTGGCCCTGGCCCCTCAGAGGCTGCCCCCCTTGATCCTGGCCCCCCTGATCCTGCCTCCCCTGATCCTGACCGGGGAACGCGTCGCCCCAGGGCGACGCGCTCGACCCTGACGGGGCGTCCGTGCTCTGTCCCTCCTGCTGCCCGCCCGCCTGGTCCGCCGGGCCTGCAGCGTCCGGTGCGGCATCAGCCCTCGGGCGGATGGTCGTGCTGTCCAGCGACTCGTCCTGCTCTCCGTTCGATGTCTCGCGGTCGCGCTTCTCGTCCCACGGGTTGTTCTTCCACTGGTCGTCCGTCATGCCCGCCATTCTGCCGGTCCTTGGACCAGTGAGCACGTAGATCGACGGGCGGGCCGCAGAGTTCTCGCCCTCAGCGTCTCTGATCGTCCCCGGATCGCCCGCCCTCCGGCGCCGATCCTCCGCCCGTCCAGGAACGGTCCACGCGCTTGGAGATGCCGCAGGTGATCTCGTAACTGATCGTGCCGGTGAGCTCGGCGAGCTCGTCGGCGGTGATCTCGACGTCGCCCTGCCGACCGAGCAGCACCACCTCGTCGCCGAC contains these protein-coding regions:
- a CDS encoding ATP-binding protein, which gives rise to MIFRAQAEAGLHEALRRSPVVLIVGARQVGKTTLARTVVPRGGENYFDLEDPVDLARLSEPMLALASLRGVVVIDEVQRHPDLFPVLRVLADREGRPATFLVLGSASPEALRQSSESLAGRVEVLELQGLGAADLDDGIDRVWLRGGYPRAVLADSDADATRWLRSYIRTLATRDLREFGLSLPAATVERFLMLVAHHQANLWNAATVARALKIGESTVRRYLDGLTDAMLVRQLQPWHANEGKRLVRRPKVFYRDTGLLHALWGVSTREALMKHFGIGASWESYVIDEILRRSPDARHYFWRTSNGAELDLVLEEPSGRRIGFEIKRADAPRITPSVRAALDDPQLKLDRAAVVYPGSTRYRLADRLEVVPLSDLLHATTIGR
- a CDS encoding TIGR04053 family radical SAM/SPASM domain-containing protein codes for the protein MGHPGHPGHPGDHPGGHPLVREIKHDLSQKPFIVIWEVTRACALVCKHCRADAQHHAAPGQLTTAQGKDLMDQLASYEKPYPMLVLSGGDCFEREDLPELVAYGVSKGLHVSVSPSVTPLFTYDRIKALQDAGMSMMSMSLDGGTAASHDAFRGIPGTFERTVEACRMLTEMGIRFQLNTVFTSSNIHDAPQMMKNAIDLGAFMFYTFMLVPTGRGAHLDMLSPYEREDVLYWLHDNSTRVAIKTTEAPQYRRIAFQRQAVERGEAQPRRHGDLYRWLTDETTKLLGADIEAPRTPRTPLAINDGSGFVFVDHVGDVYPSGFLPIHCGSIKEKPFAEIYRDSPEMKALRNPKGFHGKCGVCEFNHFCGGSRATAYAMTGDFLASDPTCAHVPAGYDGPLPDGVVREGAELFA
- a CDS encoding FAD-dependent oxidoreductase, whose translation is MPDKSVIVIGGGVCGLVAAHTLACAGTRVTLVEASDRVGGQVRSAALSDAPATSGNATGSAEGEQTAGEAAVPEPDVIELGTGRRLPVEPTDPRSAGLRPPVVELGAEAVPLRAPGVTALIEELGLARSMTHPRSGRSLLSSRRGAVPMPDGVTPTGPTRLLPTVRSQILSPRGLLRAAAEPLTGRRHVAGDISVGEFIESRFGPQVARAVVDPLLGAIHAADIHRFSLAAAAPALVESAAEGNSLLLDTLARQARRTAGRVRGMPVRGYRRMSQIMGLMEDDPERPASLPPLASWPGGTETLPNRLAASVRTHGRVLLGTRATSLAPPTVDHETGTTTWRVGIEGDGADRDGLDGDAARELSADAVILATGSAASAALLADVSPEATAILSELRAVSVATVILDLPATGSPVDHPIARAASWFVGSAWSPLIRQVTNLSLKWPRTLGQERLVLRVGAGRDGGRPVDGMDDDELVSAVVDELGRLGLPVAQMNPRTLVGRFPHAMPQPAPGHRDRMEYLAAAVSEVPGLALGGCASDGAGVGTAIVAGRRLARQISAFLSRDTRDRDERGGIL
- a CDS encoding thiamine pyrophosphate-dependent enzyme, which encodes MVQLLSPEGVREDSPDYPIDLSPDQLRQALERMVMARRLDVEGTNLQRHGELGLWPPLIGQEATQAGAMLAIGPNDQVFPTYREQGLTHWKGVSVADILATWRGSAICPWDTVATHCSAYPVMIGSSALHGVGYAMGIQRDGMTGHDDPDADAAVLLFHGDGSMSEGDVSESYVFAAATGAPIVFCCINNQYAISERTTVSARTSLFRRAAGFGLRAVQVDGNDAIAVAAVLRDAMRRARNGEGPTFVEAWTYRMGAHTTTDDPTRYRTKDEEQAWAALDPISRLRAHLLAEDLIDDDWLAGLDGRADEFGASVRAAIDDIPEPDLVEELGRVYVDPTPDIRREQQELAEWLALDPEEAN
- a CDS encoding alpha-ketoacid dehydrogenase subunit beta, encoding MTTQIQHGAGTQHSTGTQRGTGVQQSARRNGEAAADDVRESARTPVLPPTGILTIAKGLNAGLHDALASDPKALVMGEDVGTLGGVFRITDGLKPEFGPARVVDTPLAESGIVGTAIGLAMRGYHPCVEIQFDGFHAPAFDQIVSQLARYRARVCGAWSLPVTIRIPFGGGVGSPEHHSESPEAFYTGVPGLKVVACASPDDAYWMVRQAIASPDPVILFEPKRRYYSRGPVSPVAELGLHQARVVRPGTDVTVLGWGPMIQTCVDAADAAAEEGISLEVIDLRSLSPLDMETIEASVRKTTRAVVVHEAPKSGALGAEIAARLGESLYYVMEAPVLRVAGWDTPYPPSRAEKNHIPDADRILDAVDRSLAM
- a CDS encoding dihydrolipoamide acetyltransferase family protein, which translates into the protein MPDPGEGLTEAEVVSWRVAEGDTVEVNDVLCEVETAKSIVELPSPFAGTVSKIRAAEGDTVQVGGPLVAIDEGGDEEPEPELLVGHIAAEKGGRRRRRRGADVSAQTDTAETNTAAGTAEAGEGEDAAVESPAPAAEPHRAEPPRADVTEGPEHVLAKPPARRLAKDLGIDLAAVSGTGPGGVVTRTDVKQAAGGRDTTPAPSAPAAPVGQDVPQAWRSISPASRKLLDGDPTDPAGAERRVRIQGVRKVTAQAMKESIDTKALVTSFITCDVTRSMELVDKLRKDRKFRGLRVSALTLWCRAACLAMTRTPVINARWDDESGEIVYNRDINLGIAAATPRGLMVPVLRGAQDMNLHEIAQELTRIIAIAKEDRLTPADYSGGTFSISNVGVFGLDAGTPVVNRTESALLVLGTIARRPWVIGEGAEETIVPRWVTTMSLGFDHRLVDGEQGSIFLHDVAEILSEPDTALLY
- a CDS encoding DUF4282 domain-containing protein, giving the protein MTDDQWKNNPWDEKRDRETSNGEQDESLDSTTIRPRADAAPDAAGPADQAGGQQEGQSTDAPSGSSASPWGDAFPGQDQGRQDQGGQDQGGQPLRGQGQPTDSDPWNQAAPGAGEPGWPSWQGAGSTAAANQGQDQWQQPAQPQDPSQSQGSAQSQGSAQPAQSWQGWGSPEGSASSTPSSVPWQTEETRPLQDPYSGVNPQPPQPGAQWGSGDPYAQASANQPVTGQPGGNPAANQFGQASQSSPYGQPSASQPAQPQPMGGGYGQPPANQYGQPAPGGYGAPNGGFQPQPTVPKEPNFFSNLFDMTFTRFVSPTIIKVVYIILIALVAVYWLGAVIGGFVASPVLGIVALVIGWIPALFLIAVSRMQFEYIVALIRTSEYTRDIKDHLVTKD